The Microbacterium paraoxydans genome includes a window with the following:
- a CDS encoding DUF2637 domain-containing protein, translating to MRTIRARRSAIITAVVGTVFIAAGAFWLSFTSLADLAARSGIGAGQAWAWPLIVDGVIVVSTVAVVALAGSRSAWYPWTLLAGAAAVSVTANSIHAVVAADADVPSLLAAAVAAVPPVVLLAITHLTVLLMRTPEAAEEHTDYALLSPQEQATALRDEGWSNKRIARELDVHPSTVGRWFASAPTEHERARSAPDDTEDTT from the coding sequence ATGAGAACCATTCGGGCGCGCCGATCCGCGATCATCACCGCCGTCGTGGGCACAGTCTTCATCGCTGCAGGCGCGTTCTGGCTGTCGTTTACCTCCCTGGCGGATCTCGCTGCCCGCTCGGGCATCGGCGCGGGTCAAGCCTGGGCATGGCCGCTCATCGTCGACGGCGTCATCGTCGTTTCGACCGTTGCTGTCGTTGCCCTCGCCGGATCACGCTCCGCCTGGTATCCATGGACGCTGCTTGCGGGAGCCGCAGCCGTCTCGGTGACCGCAAACTCGATCCACGCCGTGGTCGCCGCCGATGCCGACGTTCCAAGCCTGCTCGCCGCGGCTGTCGCTGCCGTTCCGCCAGTCGTATTACTGGCAATCACGCACTTGACCGTGCTGCTCATGCGCACGCCGGAGGCCGCCGAAGAGCACACCGATTACGCGCTCCTCTCGCCCCAGGAACAGGCGACCGCCTTGCGTGACGAGGGCTGGTCGAACAAGCGCATTGCCCGCGAGTTGGACGTGCATCCTTCGACCGTCGGGCGCTGGTTCGCGAGCGCACCTACCGAACATGAACGGGCTCGTTCCGCACCCGACGACACAGAGGACACAACATGA
- a CDS encoding heavy metal translocating P-type ATPase, which yields MSAFTGSQVEHVDLDDDDDDDRPWYRSPSVLIPIASGVAFAAGLVCEWTGAETAGLVLFWIGLLLGASTFVPGALRKLFTKGKLGIGLLMTISATGAVILGYVEEAAALAFLYSIAEALEDKAMDRARAGLRALLKLVPDTALVKRGDATAEVEAKELRVGDFLVVRPGERIATDGTVRAGRSSLDTSAITGESIPVEVEPGTDVSAGSINTTGVLEVEATAAGTDNSLTTIVELVEQAQAEKGDRARLADRIARPLVPGVMILAVLVGVLGSLLTGDWELWITRALVVLVAASPCALAIAVPVTVVSAIGAASKFGVVVKSGAAFERFGGIRHLAVDKTGTLTRNEPTVTRVVTAAGVTEEDALAWAASLEGNSTHPLAAAITNAVFDAPIAEGVTETAGHGITGTLDGARLAVGSPRWLDAGTLTDQAQAMESEGMTVVIVHRNDQPAGAIGVRDELRPEVPEVIATLNRRGIGVTMLTGDNARTAAALADQSGIKDVRAELRPEDKATAVAELSKSQPTAMIGDGINDAPALAAADVGIAMGAKGADAAIESADVAFTGHDLRLIPQALAHARRGRNIINQNVVLSIAIIVVLLPLAITGVLGLAAVVLVHEVAEVVVILNGLRAARRTKA from the coding sequence GTGAGCGCCTTCACGGGTTCGCAGGTCGAGCACGTCGACCTCGACGACGATGATGACGATGATCGGCCGTGGTATCGGAGCCCCAGCGTTCTGATCCCGATCGCTTCGGGTGTCGCGTTCGCCGCCGGTCTGGTGTGCGAGTGGACCGGCGCCGAGACCGCGGGTCTGGTGCTGTTTTGGATTGGCTTGCTGCTGGGCGCGTCCACGTTTGTACCGGGTGCGCTGCGCAAGCTGTTCACGAAGGGCAAGCTCGGCATCGGGCTGCTGATGACGATCAGCGCCACCGGTGCGGTGATCCTCGGCTACGTCGAGGAGGCCGCCGCGCTGGCGTTCTTGTACTCCATCGCGGAGGCGCTGGAAGACAAGGCGATGGACCGTGCCCGCGCCGGGTTGCGGGCACTGTTGAAGCTCGTGCCCGACACCGCACTCGTCAAACGCGGCGACGCCACGGCCGAGGTCGAGGCGAAGGAGCTGCGCGTCGGGGATTTCCTCGTGGTCCGGCCGGGCGAACGGATCGCCACCGACGGCACCGTGCGCGCCGGGCGGAGCAGCCTGGACACGTCCGCGATCACGGGCGAGTCGATCCCGGTCGAGGTCGAACCGGGCACCGACGTGTCGGCCGGGTCGATCAACACCACCGGCGTTCTCGAGGTCGAGGCTACCGCCGCAGGCACCGACAACTCGCTCACCACCATCGTGGAGCTGGTCGAACAGGCGCAGGCTGAGAAGGGCGACCGTGCCCGCCTGGCCGACCGGATCGCCCGACCGCTGGTGCCCGGCGTGATGATCCTCGCCGTGCTAGTCGGCGTGCTCGGGTCGCTGCTGACCGGCGACTGGGAGCTGTGGATCACCCGCGCCCTGGTGGTGCTGGTCGCCGCGTCGCCGTGCGCGTTGGCGATCGCCGTCCCGGTTACGGTCGTCTCTGCGATCGGCGCTGCTTCGAAGTTCGGGGTGGTCGTGAAGTCCGGGGCTGCGTTCGAACGGTTCGGCGGCATACGTCACCTTGCCGTCGACAAGACTGGCACCCTGACCCGCAACGAGCCCACCGTGACTCGCGTCGTGACCGCCGCGGGCGTGACCGAAGAAGACGCGCTAGCTTGGGCGGCGAGCCTGGAAGGCAACAGTACGCATCCGCTGGCCGCCGCAATCACGAATGCCGTATTCGATGCCCCGATCGCTGAAGGCGTCACCGAGACCGCCGGACATGGCATCACCGGCACCCTCGACGGTGCCCGTCTCGCCGTGGGGAGCCCCCGCTGGCTCGACGCGGGCACGCTGACCGACCAGGCGCAAGCGATGGAATCCGAGGGGATGACCGTCGTCATCGTCCACCGCAACGATCAGCCAGCCGGGGCGATCGGGGTGCGGGACGAGCTACGCCCCGAGGTTCCCGAGGTCATCGCCACGCTGAACCGCCGCGGGATCGGGGTGACGATGCTCACCGGCGATAACGCGCGGACCGCCGCTGCCTTGGCCGACCAGTCCGGCATCAAGGACGTGCGCGCCGAGCTGCGCCCCGAGGACAAGGCCACGGCCGTGGCGGAGTTGTCGAAGTCTCAGCCCACGGCCATGATCGGCGACGGCATCAACGATGCTCCCGCTCTCGCGGCCGCGGATGTTGGGATCGCGATGGGGGCCAAGGGCGCGGATGCCGCGATCGAGTCGGCCGACGTCGCATTTACCGGCCACGACCTGCGCCTCATCCCGCAGGCCCTTGCCCACGCCCGCCGCGGCCGCAACATCATCAACCAGAACGTCGTGCTGTCGATCGCGATCATCGTCGTCCTTCTGCCGTTGGCAATCACTGGAGTCCTCGGACTTGCCGCGGTGGTGCTCGTGCACGAGGTCGCGGAAGTCGTCGTCATCCTCAACGGGCTCCGTGCTGCGCGGCGCACGAAGGCATGA
- a CDS encoding alpha/beta hydrolase — MKRQLAIGGAMVSAAGAALGWTIARKLTAPVGPRRFNLTLRGIEVNGDRQLLLLDRTCDTEAPGAYSLWFEHGGWTQLGNEVEDRGQNQVARVVVGVSPGLTPREGDRVSWSGIYYATPANAGVDARDIVISTAVGPAPAWRINVDTSIWAIHVHGLGSPRAGTLRGVQVATDLGLTSLVVSYRNDGEGPTVGSGRSTLGASETEDVEAAIGYAVRRGAERIVLFAWSMGAAIALQIAHRSDYAPLVAGLVLDSPVLNWVEVIKANCQRAGLPGSAGLLAVPWLTNAPLSRLIGLPCRIPISDSDWVARANELSVPTLILHGANDDSVPFKTSSALATKRRDLVQLERFDAGHTLAWNSDVQRWRAAVATWLSNIEGVDSRQNLNPTSHRW, encoded by the coding sequence ATGAAGCGGCAGCTCGCGATCGGCGGCGCTATGGTCAGTGCTGCTGGTGCAGCCCTGGGATGGACGATCGCGCGGAAGCTCACGGCACCAGTCGGGCCACGCCGTTTCAACCTGACCTTGCGCGGCATCGAGGTCAATGGTGATCGCCAACTTCTTCTGCTCGACCGCACTTGCGATACCGAAGCGCCCGGCGCCTACAGCCTCTGGTTTGAGCATGGCGGATGGACGCAACTTGGCAATGAGGTCGAGGATCGCGGCCAGAACCAAGTCGCCCGCGTCGTCGTTGGAGTGTCTCCAGGGCTCACGCCGCGAGAAGGTGATCGAGTCTCGTGGAGCGGCATCTATTACGCCACACCCGCCAACGCCGGGGTCGATGCCCGCGACATCGTCATCAGTACCGCCGTCGGCCCGGCGCCAGCTTGGCGAATCAACGTTGACACATCGATCTGGGCGATTCACGTTCACGGTCTTGGAAGCCCCCGAGCGGGCACCCTCCGCGGTGTGCAAGTTGCGACGGATCTGGGGCTCACGTCACTTGTGGTGAGCTATCGCAACGATGGTGAAGGGCCCACCGTGGGGTCCGGCCGCTCGACGCTTGGCGCCTCCGAAACCGAAGACGTCGAGGCCGCGATCGGATATGCGGTTCGCCGGGGAGCCGAACGGATCGTGCTGTTCGCTTGGTCTATGGGCGCTGCGATCGCACTGCAGATTGCGCATCGGTCAGACTATGCGCCACTGGTAGCAGGGCTCGTGCTTGACTCACCGGTACTCAACTGGGTCGAGGTCATCAAAGCCAACTGCCAGCGCGCCGGGCTTCCTGGCAGTGCCGGGCTGCTCGCAGTCCCGTGGCTGACCAATGCTCCGCTCTCCAGACTGATCGGGCTCCCGTGCCGGATCCCGATCAGTGATTCTGATTGGGTAGCGCGCGCCAACGAACTCTCCGTGCCGACGCTGATCCTCCACGGGGCTAACGACGATTCAGTTCCCTTCAAGACCTCGTCCGCGCTCGCGACGAAGCGGCGAGACCTCGTGCAGCTGGAGAGGTTCGACGCGGGACACACACTTGCTTGGAACTCTGATGTGCAGCGCTGGAGAGCGGCTGTGGCGACGTGGCTTTCCAACATCGAGGGAGTGGACAGCAGACAGAATCTGAATCCAACAAGCCATCGCTGGTGA
- a CDS encoding signal peptidase II produces MTDPLDGSAPSPGSADAVEASSARTVARVRFRWFLLACAVAAGAVLIDQGSKALALAQLSEDDRIPLLGDWLGLQLAFNPGTVMSLGSDSTWLLTVIATAASIALLIAAARTRSAGWAVAIGLVWGGAVGNLLDRLFAPPGFGRGHVTDFLAYGNLFIGNLADVILGVGVALGLLLYLRGPHHTRNEQ; encoded by the coding sequence ATGACCGATCCCCTTGACGGCTCCGCTCCCTCCCCGGGATCAGCGGACGCCGTGGAAGCGAGTTCTGCCCGCACGGTGGCGCGCGTCCGGTTCCGCTGGTTCCTGCTCGCGTGCGCCGTCGCCGCCGGCGCAGTGCTGATCGACCAAGGCAGCAAGGCACTCGCCCTCGCACAGCTCAGTGAGGATGACCGCATCCCGCTGTTGGGAGACTGGCTCGGCTTGCAGCTCGCCTTCAACCCCGGCACCGTCATGTCCTTAGGGTCCGATTCAACGTGGCTGCTCACCGTCATCGCGACCGCGGCATCCATCGCCCTACTCATCGCGGCCGCGCGCACTCGATCGGCCGGGTGGGCGGTCGCGATCGGCCTAGTGTGGGGCGGCGCAGTCGGCAACCTCCTGGACCGGCTGTTCGCCCCACCCGGGTTCGGCCGCGGTCACGTCACCGACTTCCTCGCTTACGGCAACCTGTTCATCGGAAACCTTGCCGACGTCATCCTCGGCGTCGGCGTCGCCCTCGGCCTCCTGCTCTACCTCCGAGGCCCACACCACACCAGGAACGAACAATGA
- a CDS encoding ParB N-terminal domain-containing protein: MSTHDGHIELERAVDSIHVGHRHRRDLGELALLAASIERDGLLQPITVTPEGNLVCGARRLAAIKRLGWMHVKVWVRSGISGELAHLLAEQDDNALHKSLTQLENAALYREIKTLMAEDAARRQEASRFSTENQPGRDGAAKFAAPSDSVGDAREQAAAMIPEGASHTTLEKINYLQQMAEDESQPDSVREGVAAELELIGSGAPVHPGFQRARQLVASAQSDGDVVDVAKLAEEALARIKNAPKPKRRPSPTALTSRVDGDEPWPIRAFVVTWTELDGWWRHFDVDELARQLSDAEIEMFLHVVEATVQVAERLRAARDIDRADAESPTQVGNLRAL; this comes from the coding sequence ATGAGTACGCACGACGGGCACATTGAGCTGGAGCGAGCTGTCGACTCAATCCACGTTGGCCATCGTCACCGCAGAGATCTCGGGGAACTCGCTCTCCTCGCCGCGTCGATCGAACGGGATGGATTGCTGCAACCGATCACTGTGACGCCGGAGGGCAATCTCGTGTGCGGTGCCCGTCGTCTGGCCGCGATCAAGCGACTGGGGTGGATGCACGTCAAAGTCTGGGTGCGCTCGGGGATCTCGGGAGAACTCGCACACCTGCTTGCTGAGCAAGACGACAATGCGCTGCACAAGTCGCTCACCCAACTGGAGAACGCCGCGCTGTACCGGGAGATCAAGACGTTGATGGCTGAGGACGCCGCCCGCCGCCAAGAAGCATCACGCTTCAGCACCGAGAATCAGCCGGGAAGAGACGGTGCCGCAAAATTTGCGGCACCGTCAGACTCTGTCGGAGACGCGCGCGAGCAGGCTGCCGCCATGATCCCAGAGGGCGCCTCTCACACGACGCTGGAGAAGATCAACTACCTGCAGCAGATGGCGGAAGACGAAAGTCAGCCCGACTCCGTGCGAGAAGGCGTCGCGGCGGAGCTGGAACTCATCGGCTCAGGCGCTCCCGTGCACCCGGGCTTCCAGCGTGCTCGGCAGCTCGTGGCCTCAGCCCAGTCCGATGGTGACGTTGTGGATGTGGCGAAGCTGGCTGAGGAAGCACTTGCGCGCATCAAGAACGCTCCGAAGCCCAAACGGCGACCTTCACCGACCGCGCTGACCTCGCGCGTCGACGGCGACGAGCCGTGGCCGATTCGCGCATTCGTTGTCACGTGGACGGAACTGGACGGCTGGTGGCGGCACTTCGACGTCGATGAACTGGCTCGCCAACTGAGTGACGCCGAGATCGAGATGTTCCTGCACGTTGTTGAAGCCACCGTTCAGGTTGCGGAGCGACTCCGTGCCGCGCGAGACATTGATCGGGCGGACGCCGAGTCCCCGACCCAGGTGGGGAACCTTCGCGCCCTCTGA
- a CDS encoding FAD-dependent oxidoreductase, with amino-acid sequence MGERVLVATGRTPRTERLDLAAAGIATDARGFVIVDELQRTTNPAVFAAGDVTDAPQYVYVAAMAGKIAARNALGSAEHVDYTGLPSVLFTSPQLASAGITEADAIAAGYRCACRYLRLSDVPRAIANHDTRGGIKIVADADTGKVLGVHALADTAGEMMLAATYAIKAGFTVTQLADTWAPYLTMAEGIRLTANLFRNELPTSCCA; translated from the coding sequence GTGGGTGAACGGGTACTCGTAGCCACCGGCCGCACGCCGCGCACCGAGAGACTCGACCTTGCCGCGGCGGGCATTGCGACCGACGCGCGCGGTTTCGTCATCGTCGACGAACTGCAGCGGACAACCAACCCGGCCGTGTTCGCCGCCGGTGACGTCACCGATGCACCCCAGTACGTGTACGTCGCCGCGATGGCAGGAAAGATCGCTGCGCGGAACGCACTCGGTAGCGCTGAGCATGTTGACTACACCGGGCTCCCCTCCGTGCTGTTCACCTCGCCTCAGCTTGCTTCCGCCGGGATCACCGAAGCAGACGCCATCGCCGCCGGATACCGGTGCGCTTGCCGCTACCTGCGACTGTCCGATGTGCCCCGAGCGATCGCCAACCATGACACCCGCGGTGGCATCAAGATTGTCGCCGATGCTGACACCGGCAAAGTTCTCGGCGTCCACGCCCTCGCCGACACCGCTGGGGAGATGATGCTCGCCGCGACCTACGCGATCAAAGCCGGATTCACCGTCACGCAACTCGCCGACACGTGGGCTCCGTACCTCACCATGGCAGAAGGCATTCGCCTCACAGCGAACCTCTTCCGCAACGAACTCCCCACCTCCTGCTGCGCCTGA
- a CDS encoding DUF6545 domain-containing protein — MIQTLVAILMWVLVASLLVLRRGRPDRSITYASVTIAIAMTLNVDAIYLAVDPVFGGTNIATLLSDALLMIGLFFLGRAAMKAGEYRPRLVQAAVGRPALILALVTTTVLFFFIDRGASTATFMLDLGDQPVTAAYSMIGFTYCGIVLAAMLALAIRQFRVATGIQRIPALLLLLGSACGVGLAVVVLVMDITHVAGHLELMRTFGEAYGPLSLLTFLFLCAGFAGQPVVRSLRERTRRAQIVQITGELEPLWQRATRVRPGLSGTDALGASLDAPDGRLHREVVEIRDAMIDPRVIFEVTPAEEALLERAEEQLLGLDSGVARTGLRADRGDSSREHA; from the coding sequence ATGATCCAGACGCTCGTTGCGATCCTGATGTGGGTTCTCGTAGCGAGCCTACTGGTCCTTCGACGCGGGCGCCCTGATCGCAGCATTACTTATGCATCGGTCACGATCGCCATCGCAATGACCCTCAACGTCGACGCGATCTACCTCGCTGTCGATCCCGTCTTCGGTGGAACAAACATCGCGACTCTGCTTTCGGATGCTCTCCTGATGATCGGTCTCTTCTTTCTGGGCCGCGCAGCAATGAAGGCTGGTGAGTATCGTCCCCGGCTCGTGCAAGCCGCCGTCGGGCGCCCCGCGCTGATCCTTGCCCTGGTCACGACGACGGTGTTGTTCTTCTTCATCGACCGAGGCGCGTCGACCGCGACATTCATGCTTGACCTCGGTGACCAGCCGGTGACGGCCGCCTACTCGATGATCGGCTTCACCTACTGCGGCATCGTGCTGGCGGCCATGCTCGCGTTGGCGATCCGTCAGTTCCGCGTCGCTACCGGGATCCAGCGCATCCCCGCACTCCTCTTGCTCCTTGGCTCGGCGTGCGGCGTGGGCTTGGCCGTGGTGGTCCTCGTAATGGATATCACACACGTCGCGGGTCACCTGGAACTGATGCGCACGTTCGGCGAAGCATACGGGCCGCTCTCGCTGCTCACTTTCCTGTTCTTGTGCGCCGGGTTCGCGGGGCAACCAGTTGTCAGGTCGTTGCGTGAACGCACACGGCGCGCGCAGATAGTGCAGATTACGGGGGAGCTGGAACCGCTCTGGCAGCGGGCCACGAGAGTTCGCCCCGGGCTCAGCGGCACCGATGCCCTCGGCGCCAGTCTTGACGCCCCTGATGGACGATTGCATCGCGAAGTGGTTGAGATTCGTGACGCCATGATCGACCCGCGCGTGATATTCGAAGTGACTCCTGCTGAAGAAGCTCTCCTGGAACGGGCCGAGGAACAGCTTCTGGGACTCGACTCTGGTGTAGCGCGCACCGGTTTGCGCGCGGATCGCGGCGACAGCAGCAGGGAGCACGCATGA
- the cmtR gene encoding Cd(II)/Pb(II)-sensing metalloregulatory transcriptional regulator CmtR, with protein MLTLTDRIDVMNRLGRAMADPTRSRILLTLLAGPSYPAVLSRDLGLSRSNVSNHLTCLRGCGIVVAEPEGRQTRYEVADPHLARALTALVDVTLAVDESVPCMDPDCGVEGCVAGEARA; from the coding sequence ATGCTGACTCTTACGGATCGAATCGACGTGATGAACCGGCTCGGTCGGGCGATGGCCGACCCGACCCGCTCTCGCATCCTCCTGACCCTCCTGGCTGGCCCGAGCTACCCGGCGGTGCTGTCTCGCGATTTGGGGCTTTCACGCTCGAACGTGTCAAACCACCTGACGTGTCTGCGCGGGTGCGGGATCGTGGTGGCCGAGCCCGAGGGTCGGCAGACCCGCTACGAGGTCGCAGACCCGCACCTCGCCCGTGCGCTGACAGCGCTGGTGGACGTGACGCTTGCGGTCGACGAGAGCGTGCCGTGCATGGACCCCGACTGCGGAGTCGAGGGCTGCGTGGCGGGGGAGGCTCGGGCGTGA
- a CDS encoding bifunctional DNA primase/polymerase, producing MADSFVQVLDRMGHEEALGRSALALAASGIPVFPCVAGGKRPAVAGGFHAASAEADLARRWWTAMPTANIGMPTGAASGLVVVDVDVHGAVDGYEALERARREGLVDGWVAAVETPSRGLHLYFSARGNAHQTSWQSARAGIDFRGDGGYIILPPSVRTIDGEARRYKTLRLAHGSGHPLDAQRLRDLLDPPRPSANPRDAATDMAPADLTRLASWVSRLQEGERNHGVFWAACKMAEKDIPTGAALDALTAAGATAGLSEREVTTTVRSAYRAVQGRSTQRLPTGAPMTLPYRPRPVTDSRALA from the coding sequence GTGGCAGATTCGTTCGTTCAGGTCCTCGATCGAATGGGCCACGAGGAGGCACTCGGCCGAAGCGCCCTCGCGTTGGCAGCGAGCGGCATCCCGGTCTTTCCATGTGTCGCTGGCGGGAAGCGCCCCGCTGTCGCGGGAGGATTTCATGCCGCGAGCGCCGAAGCGGACCTGGCGCGGCGTTGGTGGACCGCGATGCCCACCGCAAACATTGGGATGCCGACGGGCGCAGCCTCGGGCCTCGTCGTGGTCGACGTCGACGTTCACGGCGCTGTCGATGGATACGAGGCGCTGGAGCGTGCGCGACGCGAAGGATTGGTGGATGGCTGGGTCGCAGCGGTGGAAACACCATCGCGCGGCCTGCACCTGTACTTCTCTGCGAGGGGCAATGCGCATCAGACGTCTTGGCAATCGGCGCGAGCGGGAATCGACTTTCGTGGCGACGGCGGCTACATCATCCTGCCGCCCTCGGTGCGGACCATTGACGGTGAAGCGCGCCGGTACAAGACGTTGCGGCTCGCTCACGGAAGCGGACATCCGCTCGACGCACAGCGCCTTCGTGATCTCTTGGATCCTCCACGGCCGTCCGCGAACCCACGCGATGCAGCCACAGATATGGCGCCCGCTGATCTCACGCGATTGGCGAGTTGGGTATCCCGCCTCCAAGAGGGCGAGCGGAACCACGGCGTCTTCTGGGCAGCCTGCAAAATGGCGGAGAAAGACATCCCCACAGGAGCGGCGCTCGACGCTCTCACGGCCGCGGGTGCGACAGCTGGGCTCAGCGAGCGCGAAGTGACGACGACCGTCCGCTCGGCCTATCGAGCCGTGCAGGGCCGGTCAACTCAACGATTACCAACGGGCGCCCCCATGACGCTGCCTTACCGACCGCGACCCGTCACAGATTCTCGGGCCCTGGCATGA
- a CDS encoding ArdC-like ssDNA-binding domain-containing protein → MVSTDERRATREAKLDELHEKLTEAVDKLVSGEDWAAALRFAARFRSRSFNNTLLIWMQHAAAFEAGLVSEPMPSYVAGYKQWQQLGRQVEKGQPGYQILAPVTGRFASPTPADPASWRRLNRFEKPRPSEEVRSKMIGVRPAYVWDAAQTSGDALPTPPAPTLLKGEAPDGLWAGLAGRIEAAGFRLLNVEHEGLIQGANGVTDYMEKTVKVRENMDPAARVKTLAHELAHVLMHGPDQDAARQHRGVGEVEAESVALMIGAAHGMDTRDYTIPYVTSWAANVDGLEPADIVRATGERVRATAMKILDQLDTQMIGDGTPPGLDRSAGRTSSSPAKRASTAPTSTAISRDAPAAESRGL, encoded by the coding sequence ATGGTGTCGACAGATGAACGCCGAGCCACCCGCGAAGCGAAGCTCGATGAGCTGCACGAGAAGCTCACTGAAGCAGTTGACAAGTTGGTGTCCGGCGAGGATTGGGCAGCTGCGCTCCGGTTCGCAGCCAGGTTCCGCAGCCGCTCGTTCAACAACACCCTGCTTATCTGGATGCAGCACGCCGCCGCATTCGAAGCAGGTCTCGTGTCCGAGCCGATGCCGTCATACGTGGCCGGGTACAAGCAGTGGCAGCAGTTGGGCCGTCAGGTCGAGAAGGGGCAGCCTGGGTATCAGATCCTCGCTCCGGTGACCGGTCGATTCGCGTCGCCGACGCCTGCGGATCCAGCGTCGTGGCGGCGACTCAACCGATTCGAGAAGCCACGACCGAGCGAGGAAGTCCGTTCGAAGATGATCGGCGTCCGCCCCGCCTATGTGTGGGACGCGGCGCAAACTTCCGGCGACGCCCTACCAACTCCACCCGCACCGACATTGCTGAAAGGCGAAGCACCAGATGGCCTCTGGGCGGGACTCGCCGGGCGAATTGAAGCGGCAGGTTTTCGGCTCCTCAATGTGGAGCACGAGGGCCTGATCCAAGGCGCGAACGGTGTCACTGACTACATGGAGAAGACCGTCAAGGTCCGCGAGAACATGGATCCCGCCGCGCGCGTGAAGACTCTTGCTCACGAACTCGCGCACGTGCTGATGCACGGGCCTGATCAAGATGCCGCGCGGCAGCACCGGGGTGTCGGCGAAGTGGAGGCCGAGTCAGTCGCGCTGATGATTGGCGCTGCACACGGCATGGACACCCGCGACTACACGATTCCGTACGTCACTTCGTGGGCCGCAAACGTCGACGGCCTGGAACCCGCGGACATCGTGCGCGCGACCGGAGAACGAGTACGCGCCACCGCCATGAAAATCCTCGACCAGCTGGACACACAGATGATCGGCGATGGCACTCCCCCCGGGCTCGATCGCTCTGCGGGGCGCACCAGCTCCAGCCCCGCGAAGCGAGCGAGCACCGCGCCAACGAGCACGGCCATCTCTAGAGACGCTCCAGCGGCCGAATCGCGGGGGCTGTGA
- a CDS encoding cadmium resistance transporter, whose protein sequence is MILSSVLQAIGLFIATNIDDIIVLSLFFARGAGQRGTTARILVGQYLGFIGILGASVLVTLGAGAFLPPEVIPYFGLIPLGLGLWAAWQAWRNRGADDDDEAKVEGKKVGVWTVAGVTFANGGDNIGVYVPVFLSVGPAAVVAYCIVFLALVAALVGLGKFVATRRPIAELLERWEHILFPIVLIGLGIFILVSGGAFGL, encoded by the coding sequence ATGATCCTGTCCTCCGTCCTGCAGGCGATCGGCCTATTCATCGCCACGAACATCGATGACATCATCGTGCTCTCACTGTTCTTCGCCCGAGGCGCGGGCCAGCGCGGGACCACCGCCCGAATCCTGGTCGGACAGTACCTCGGGTTCATCGGCATCCTGGGCGCCTCCGTGCTGGTGACGCTCGGGGCAGGGGCGTTCCTGCCGCCAGAGGTCATCCCCTACTTCGGACTCATTCCGCTGGGGCTGGGACTTTGGGCTGCGTGGCAAGCCTGGCGCAACCGCGGTGCGGACGATGACGATGAGGCAAAGGTCGAGGGTAAAAAGGTTGGGGTGTGGACGGTGGCCGGGGTGACCTTCGCCAACGGCGGGGACAACATCGGCGTTTACGTCCCGGTCTTCCTCAGCGTGGGCCCAGCGGCCGTGGTGGCGTACTGCATCGTGTTCCTCGCCCTGGTCGCCGCCCTCGTCGGCCTGGGTAAGTTCGTCGCCACCCGCCGACCGATCGCCGAACTCCTGGAACGCTGGGAACACATCCTGTTCCCGATCGTGCTCATCGGCCTGGGCATCTTCATCCTCGTGAGCGGCGGTGCCTTCGGCCTCTGA
- a CDS encoding DUF6112 family protein, with protein sequence MNVFPDFGSLSGIGDLRVVIGAMLTIILIVAVLMIIISAITWAIATSTGNPGVAAKARAGVFVALGAAILAGGGVTWVNWLIDVGGQL encoded by the coding sequence ATGAACGTGTTTCCTGACTTCGGCAGCCTCAGCGGTATCGGTGACCTCAGAGTCGTGATCGGCGCGATGCTCACCATCATCCTAATCGTCGCGGTACTCATGATCATCATCAGCGCGATCACCTGGGCCATCGCCACGTCGACGGGCAACCCTGGTGTCGCCGCGAAGGCGCGCGCCGGGGTCTTCGTCGCACTCGGCGCCGCGATCCTCGCCGGTGGTGGCGTTACCTGGGTGAACTGGCTCATCGACGTCGGTGGGCAGCTGTAG